Proteins from one Caulobacter sp. 73W genomic window:
- a CDS encoding exopolysaccharide biosynthesis polyprenyl glycosylphosphotransferase, with protein MFNSDTADGMLATESAPAAVTSVLKRAIDVVVAFAMLLFTLPITIPAALGVALSSKGPIFFRQRRTGLNGKTFLILKFRSMRVAEEGAFKQATRDDDRITAIGRFLRRSSIDELPQLINVLKGEMSLIGPRPHAVDHDVLCRGQVADYDARYLVRPGLTGLAQVSGLRGKSCDNLMAERVRMDVAYIENWSVALDLKILFKTALVVLFQKTAY; from the coding sequence ATGTTCAATAGCGACACAGCGGATGGGATGCTGGCGACAGAGAGCGCGCCGGCGGCGGTCACCAGTGTGTTGAAGCGCGCCATCGACGTGGTCGTGGCGTTTGCGATGTTGCTCTTCACCCTGCCCATCACGATCCCGGCCGCGCTGGGCGTGGCGCTGTCGTCCAAGGGTCCGATCTTCTTCCGCCAGCGCCGCACCGGCCTGAACGGCAAGACCTTCCTGATCCTGAAGTTCCGCTCGATGCGGGTCGCCGAGGAAGGCGCTTTCAAGCAGGCCACCCGCGACGATGACCGCATCACCGCCATCGGCCGCTTCCTGCGCCGCTCCAGCATCGACGAGCTGCCGCAGCTCATCAATGTGCTGAAGGGCGAGATGTCCCTGATCGGTCCGCGTCCGCACGCCGTCGACCACGACGTCCTGTGCCGCGGCCAGGTGGCCGACTACGACGCCCGCTACCTGGTCCGCCCAGGCCTCACGGGTCTGGCCCAGGTCAGCGGCCTGCGCGGCAAGTCCTGCGACAACCTGATGGCCGAGCGCGTGCGCATGGACGTGGCCTACATCGAGAACTGGTCGGTCGCCCTGGACCTGAAGATCCTCTTCAAGACCGCCCTCGTCGTCCTCTTCCAGAAGACGGCCTACTGA
- a CDS encoding metallophosphoesterase family protein: MFKRLFSFANAKPARPPEGVRIYAIGDVHGCADLLNALLERIYDEALKRPSQASALVMLGDYVDRGPRSDAVLQTLVMLKERSPIAVRFLAGNHDDTLLEFLADPMVGETWCEFGGRETLTSYRVNPPLRGAEPEAWKAAQVELRAAMPASHVSFLQSLEEAVTLGDYTFVHAGARPGVPLDQQTRRDRLWIRGEFLNDTRAFEKVVVHGHTPADDPHADKRRIGVDTGAYATGVLTAVVLEGEDRRFLQTRRTAAKGPIVVEDLAA; this comes from the coding sequence ATGTTCAAGCGTCTGTTTTCGTTCGCGAACGCCAAGCCAGCAAGGCCGCCGGAAGGCGTTCGCATCTACGCCATCGGTGACGTCCATGGCTGCGCGGACCTGCTGAACGCCCTGTTAGAGCGCATCTACGACGAGGCGCTCAAGCGCCCGTCCCAAGCCTCCGCCTTGGTCATGCTTGGCGACTATGTGGACCGGGGGCCGCGTTCCGACGCGGTCCTGCAGACCCTCGTCATGCTCAAGGAGCGCTCACCCATCGCGGTACGCTTCCTGGCCGGCAATCACGACGACACGCTGCTCGAGTTCCTGGCCGATCCGATGGTCGGCGAAACCTGGTGCGAGTTTGGTGGGCGCGAGACCCTGACCTCCTATCGCGTGAACCCGCCGCTCCGCGGGGCGGAGCCTGAGGCCTGGAAAGCGGCGCAGGTCGAGCTTCGGGCGGCCATGCCGGCATCTCACGTCAGCTTCCTGCAAAGCCTGGAAGAGGCCGTCACCCTGGGCGACTACACCTTCGTCCACGCGGGCGCCCGTCCGGGCGTCCCGCTGGATCAGCAGACCCGCCGTGACCGGCTGTGGATCCGCGGCGAGTTCCTCAACGACACGCGCGCTTTCGAGAAGGTCGTCGTCCACGGGCACACGCCAGCCGACGACCCGCATGCCGACAAGCGCCGTATCGGCGTCGATACCGGAGCCTATGCCACCGGCGTCCTGACGGCCGTCGTGCTGGAAGGTGAGGACCGCCGGTTCCTCCAGACCCGCCGAACCGCAGCCAAGGGCCCCATCGTGGTCGAGGATCTGGCGGCGTAG
- a CDS encoding calcium-binding protein, with amino-acid sequence MAVFNGGEGLDVHYGTNGADTINGNGGNDYLHGDDATPSYGQGGDDIINGGAGDDELTGDWGADILDGGPGDDILREGRSQTYNDGKIDRMIGGSGADWFMLSVAPDLRLGNPAPSIASRTSPRAKAIASSSSTSSRAARSPGADHWRTRTLRSP; translated from the coding sequence ATGGCTGTATTCAATGGCGGCGAAGGCCTGGACGTCCACTACGGGACCAATGGCGCCGACACCATCAACGGCAATGGCGGCAACGATTACCTCCATGGCGATGACGCCACCCCGTCGTACGGCCAGGGAGGCGACGACATCATCAATGGCGGCGCCGGCGATGATGAACTGACCGGCGACTGGGGCGCCGATATTCTGGACGGCGGTCCGGGCGACGACATCCTGCGGGAGGGCCGTAGCCAGACCTACAACGACGGCAAGATCGATCGCATGATCGGCGGTTCGGGCGCCGACTGGTTCATGTTGTCAGTCGCGCCCGACCTTCGCCTGGGCAATCCGGCGCCATCGATCGCATCGCGGACTTCTCCTCGAGCCAAGGCGATCGCGTCCAGCTCGAGTACTTCTTCACGAGCCGCAAGATCGCCTGGGGCGGACCATTGGAGAACTCGAACTTTGCGCTCTCCGTGA